Proteins found in one Miscanthus floridulus cultivar M001 chromosome 4, ASM1932011v1, whole genome shotgun sequence genomic segment:
- the LOC136552619 gene encoding uncharacterized protein isoform X2 produces MSAAAALRPTEPLPLPSGLSLSPRLKLLLTFFRADLTVRPLDEWQLKSALLAFLRDPPLSLPLLPDSDLSVSRLPDLQKRRREEPVASGPLHVRDLSFLRPREGDGEAEEMTREQEEEKYFEWRSTLVQKLEGIELNLEGVKFRMTVEIPSSDDFRTMKKTWEDFYSSELLNSRNPVRKIAKRPDTIIVRGVPSRWFAETRISSKPSTLVTHTIFSALGKIGNLKIANDDEIEAKGDGANKELISGLNCKVRVQFENYDDFHDAMKALCGRSLEKDHG; encoded by the exons ATGTCCGCTGCAGCGGCGCTCCGGCCGACCGAGCCACTTCCCCTCCCGAGCGGGCTCTCCCTCTCGCCGCGCCTCAAGCTTCTGCTCACATTCTTCCGCGCCGACCTCACCGTCCGGCCCCTCGACGAGTGGCAGCTCAAGTCCGCCCTCCTCGCCTTCCTCCGCGACccgcctctctccctcccgctccTCCCCGACTCTGACCTCTCCGTGAGCCGCCTCCCTGACCTCCAGAAGCGCCGCCGCGAGGAGCCCGTAGCATCTGGGCCCCTCCACGTCCGCGACCTCTCCTTCCTCCGCCCCCGCGAGGGCGACGGCGAGGCCGAGGAGATGACccgggagcaggaggaggagaagtACTTCGAGTGGCGGAGCACCCTGGTCCAGAAGCTCGAAGGCATCGAGCTCAACCTCGAGGGGGTGAAGTTCcggatgaccgttgagatcccgTCGTCCGACGACTTCAGAACTATGAAGAAGACATGGGAGGATTTCTACTCCTCCGAGCTACTGAATAGCA GGAATCCTGTGAGAAAGATAGCAAAAAGGCCAGACACCATTATTGTCCGTGGCGTGCCTTCCAGATGGTTTGCCGAGACAAGAATATCATCCAAACCTTCCACGCTGGTCACCCACACTATTTTCTCAGCGCTTGGTAAAATAGG GAACCTAAAGATTGCCAATGATGATGAGATAGAAGCAAAAGGAGATGGAGCCAATAAGGAGCTCATATCTGGACTTAATTGCAAAGTTCGGGTGCAATTTGAGAACTATGATGACTTCCATGATGCAATGAAGGCATTATGTGGACGCTCTTTAGAGAAG GATCACGGTTGA
- the LOC136552619 gene encoding uncharacterized protein isoform X1, giving the protein MSAAAALRPTEPLPLPSGLSLSPRLKLLLTFFRADLTVRPLDEWQLKSALLAFLRDPPLSLPLLPDSDLSVSRLPDLQKRRREEPVASGPLHVRDLSFLRPREGDGEAEEMTREQEEEKYFEWRSTLVQKLEGIELNLEGVKFRMTVEIPSSDDFRTMKKTWEDFYSSELLNSRNPVRKIAKRPDTIIVRGVPSRWFAETRISSKPSTLVTHTIFSALGKIGNLKIANDDEIEAKGDGANKELISGLNCKVRVQFENYDDFHDAMKALCGRSLEKEGSRLKVDYDVTWDREGFFRIAQYEPAPNNLGERDSLASVHGRRKHHASRIGSDYRKRFRD; this is encoded by the exons ATGTCCGCTGCAGCGGCGCTCCGGCCGACCGAGCCACTTCCCCTCCCGAGCGGGCTCTCCCTCTCGCCGCGCCTCAAGCTTCTGCTCACATTCTTCCGCGCCGACCTCACCGTCCGGCCCCTCGACGAGTGGCAGCTCAAGTCCGCCCTCCTCGCCTTCCTCCGCGACccgcctctctccctcccgctccTCCCCGACTCTGACCTCTCCGTGAGCCGCCTCCCTGACCTCCAGAAGCGCCGCCGCGAGGAGCCCGTAGCATCTGGGCCCCTCCACGTCCGCGACCTCTCCTTCCTCCGCCCCCGCGAGGGCGACGGCGAGGCCGAGGAGATGACccgggagcaggaggaggagaagtACTTCGAGTGGCGGAGCACCCTGGTCCAGAAGCTCGAAGGCATCGAGCTCAACCTCGAGGGGGTGAAGTTCcggatgaccgttgagatcccgTCGTCCGACGACTTCAGAACTATGAAGAAGACATGGGAGGATTTCTACTCCTCCGAGCTACTGAATAGCA GGAATCCTGTGAGAAAGATAGCAAAAAGGCCAGACACCATTATTGTCCGTGGCGTGCCTTCCAGATGGTTTGCCGAGACAAGAATATCATCCAAACCTTCCACGCTGGTCACCCACACTATTTTCTCAGCGCTTGGTAAAATAGG GAACCTAAAGATTGCCAATGATGATGAGATAGAAGCAAAAGGAGATGGAGCCAATAAGGAGCTCATATCTGGACTTAATTGCAAAGTTCGGGTGCAATTTGAGAACTATGATGACTTCCATGATGCAATGAAGGCATTATGTGGACGCTCTTTAGAGAAG GAAGGATCACGGTTGAAAGTAGACTATGACGTGACTTGGGATCGTGAAGGTTTCTTTCGCATTGCTCAATATGAGCCAGCCCCTAACAATTTAGGGGAGAGGGATTCATTAGCATCGGTTCATGGCCGGAGGAAACATCATGCTTCACGAATTGGGTCAGATTATAGGAAGAGATTCAGG GATTGA